From one Dysidea avara chromosome 9, odDysAvar1.4, whole genome shotgun sequence genomic stretch:
- the LOC136266746 gene encoding uncharacterized protein has protein sequence MFKFTHLGHLVILVYPLAVECDHGTYVRPCKNKDTGVMNFSACWIVSSDIETGVFGVATDVPGLGIECHKFQVSLLRCIEYSVDGFKQISSVDCSGIKGVNF, from the exons atgttcaagtttacacatttag gccatctggtcatactggtttatccactagcagttgaatgtgatcatggtacatatgtaagaccatgcaagaacaaagatacaggtgtcatgaatttcag tgcctgctggattgtttcgtcagatattgaaacaggtgtctttggtgttgcgaccgatgttccag gtctcggtatcgagtgtcataaatttcag gtcagtctactcagatgtatcgagtatagtgttgatgggttcaaacaaatatccagtgtagactgtagtggcatcaagggtgttaatttctag